The Rufibacter sp. DG15C region TTATGATACTCTTGTGCATAAGGTGGGGGAAGAATTTTTTAATAGATATGATAGTACGGTTCGGTTTTTTGAAGGATTCTATAATGAGGAGATAAATGGCAATAAAGTTGGAAGATGGAGTACAGCCAATTCAACTTTATTAATCACTAAGCCATTTAATAAATTAAAAATATTCTTCAAGCCTTTGGAGGGTAGGATAGTTAGGGACGTAGTTAAATCAATAAAAATTCATGGGAATAAGCTGAACTTCTCCTTTTACAAGGATATTATAGAAATTGAAAGTCCTGTAAAGCATTCCTGTGGCATCCATTTAAAGTTTGATACTTTTAAGCCCTCCGATAGTTTTAAGAATAATTTTGACTCTAGAAACTTAGGTCTATTCATTCGTTTGGTATATATTGATACGCATGATGTCTTTACAAAATGGGTAATTAAGGCTTGGAATAGTAAAGTCCTAGGTAAATACTTAACTAGAATTTATGTTAAATGGACGGTTATAAAGGAGTATAATTGGAATAGGGGTTTTTTAGAAGCTAACCTTAACATATCTAATTCAGATTATACCTCTTCATGGATTAAAAGAATATATGGTGAAAAAGGAATAAAAGTGGAAAAGCTATATCCGCCGGTGGATGTTGAGCATTTCTTTAATTCTTCTGAAAAAAAGAATGTTATCCTCGCTGTTGGTAGATTCTTCGTGGGAGGGCATAACAAGAAACAACAAGAGATCATAAAGGCATTTAAAAATGCATATGCTAGTCATCCAGACTTTAGAGATTATAAACTAGTTATATGCGGAGGAACACATCCAGAAGATCATCACCAAGATTATTTGAAGCTGTGTAAATTATCAGCTCAAGGGTATCCTATCGAAATCTGTACAGATATTGCATTTTCTGATCTAAAAGCAAAGTATGCTACTGCCAAGTTTTTCTGGCATGCCGCTGGTATGTATGAAAACGAGGATCTGGCTCCAGATAGATTTGAACATTTTGGTATTACTACGGTGGAGGCAATGGCGGCCGGTTGTGTTCCTATTGTGATAGGTGTTGCAGGTCAAAAGGAGATAGTTTCACATAGGCAAAACGGCATGCTATGGAGAAACGAGCAGGAGCTTATTAGCCATACGGTAGAGTTGATAAAAAATGAAGATCTACGAGAGCAATTGTCTGTAAATGCCATAGCCGCTTCAAAACAGTATAGCAAAATGAATTTCAATCATAGAGTAGAAGAGATTTTTAAAGAGTATTTAAAGTGAGAAATTAAATGTTCTTTCTTTTTACAGCAAGTTAAAGTCGTAAAATAGGATTGAATACTAGAATATCATGAATAAGCAAAACAAATTTCTAGAAAATGGTAAAAATTTAAGCGGCTGTTTTTTAGAGAGATGTAATGGAAGTTGACCTTACTTTAATTTTCATATTCATGAATAAGCCTATTTTTTGGGATTTTTTAAGACTTTAATACCTTATGGTAACTTCGTACACTTTCTTCTCGAGATGAAAAATGATGGCAGTTTGACATTGGTGAAAGACAACTATACTGTTGGATTGTAGCAGGGTTATAATATTTTGCTTTTACCTGTAATCTTAAGTATCTCCATTGGCGAGCTTCAATTATCTAGTTTTGGTCCTTCTCTGGGCTCTAGTATGAGCTAAAAATTGTGGTTTAACAAATTTAATAAATTAAAAACATAGGATAATGTTAGTTTTTAAGTCTTTAAGTGATTGGTACTCTGGTACAAATAAGCTGGAAAGGTTATGGCTTTTGGCTAAAATTGAATTCAAGCTAAGATATTATGAGAATAAACTAGGACTTTTTTGGGCCTTGCTAAAACCTGTATTAGACATTGCCATTTATTATGTGGTATTCCAGGTAATTATGAAGCAAGACGTTCCAGCGTTTGCTTCGTATCTTTTTATTGGGCTTATTCTTTATAATTTCTTTTTGGAAAGCACAAGCGGAACTGTTCAGATTCTTAACACTAAGAAATATTTGTACGAATACAGCAATATGAATAAGCTGGAAATCTATATTTCCACTTTGATGAGCAATGTAATAGGCTTTTCCTTCAATTTTGTCATGTTCCTATTGTTTTATAATTTCTTGGAACCAGAATCCACGGGAGCATCGGTTTATAATTTCTGGATAATTCCTATTTTCCTAAATCTTTTTATCATGTCTTTGGGAATCTCCTTGATTCTCTCTAACATTTATATTATTGCCAAAGACATAACTCAAATCTGGCAGGTGTTTTCCACGTTGCTTTTATTTATATCTCCTATATTCTATAAGCTTTCTAGCTTTAAGAAGGCCCTTCCATCGTTTGACTACGCCAATCCTTTGGCCGGCATCATCATTAACGCGCGCAGAGTCATGATGCAAAATATTCCTCCAGACTTTGACCTGATGTTTTTTGATTTTGGTTATGGATTTTTGTTTTTATTAATAGGTCTTATTTTGTTAAACAAATTGGGTGCTAGAGCGGCAGAGAAGTTATAAGATGGAAAAGAATACTATTATTGTAGAAAGCAAGGTAGCTGTAAAGGCAAGAAATATTAGCAAGACGTTTCAAATCTCTGAAGACAGCCATAACACAGTTAAACACCGTTTATTCAATTTGTTTAACCCTCCTAGGACCAAATACATACCTGCATTAAAATCCATGTCCCTGGAGATAATGAAAGGTGAGTGTATTGGTTTATTAGGCAGAAACGGTAGCGGAAAATCAACACTTGTAAAGATATTGGCAGGCGTCTACCCTTCAGACAGTGGCTATGTAAAAATTGATGGCTCTACCATGCTTATGAACCTTGGGGTGGGAATGAGCCACGAGTTGACCGCTAGGGAAAATGTATACGTATCTGGATCGGTGCTTGGATTAAAAATAAAGGACATAGATGCCATCTTTAATGAGATCATTGAGTTTGCCGAGTTAGAGGGATTCATAGATACAAAAATCAAGTTTTTCTCGTCTGGTATGGTGGCTCGTCTGGCCTTTTCCATTGCTGTAAAGGCCGGCGCAGATGTCATGTTTTTAGATGAGATTTTTGCAGTAGGCGATGTTAAGTTTCAGGAAAAGGCCATTAAAGTATTTGAAAGTTCTTGGATAGAGGGCAAAACAGTCATTCTGGTTAGCCACAGCGTAGACGTTATCCGTCAATACTGTAATAGAGCAGCTTTTATGAAGCAAGGAGAATTGGTTTTTATGGGAGATACAGAAAAAGCCATTGAATTGTATATGGATGACAACCATTAAACTTTCTTTGTAATAGTTGCAAAGCCCGTACAGAAGAACTGTACGGGCTTTGTTTTTTGGATTAGAAATTGGGTAGTAAATTGATAGTTAAGTCCACCTAGTGTCATAGTTTTACTTGATATTGAAACAGACCATACGGTCACTTGCTAAGCATTCCCTCACACTATAGGATTTTGGCAGTGGTACAACAGGGTTGCAGCGAAAAGTAGTTAAGACGTTGAGGTTATAGGATGCCTTTGTTGATAGGCTTTATCAATTTAAGTTTTAGATATAAAAATAAGACTTCCGTTTCCGCCTGATTTCCTCAAAACAAGCCAAAAACGGAAGCCTTAACAAATCCAATCCTTACCTCCAATCCACCTTCGGAAACCTTGCCTTCAAAGAACCACGCATCAATCTATATTCTTCCTGCCAGAAGTAATGCAGGCTGTTCACCACTTTCAGGGGCTTTAGGTCCGGAGTGAGCAGGTGCAGGGCCACACCTACGTCGCCGCCGTCTACGGTAGGGTTATGCTCCCAGGCAAACACGTCTTGCAGCCTGATTTCCATGATGGGCGCTAGGGCGTTGTCTGGGTAGTACAGTTCCACGGCGTGTCCGTCTGGCAAAGTCATGGTAGCCGGAGCCAGTTCTTCCAGGCGGTCGCGTTGTTCCTTATTCAACATGTTCTGTAAAAGGGGCAAGAGGTCAATGTCCAGGAGGTCCTGGCCAATTTGGACGTCCTCCAGGTGGTAGGCCAGCCACTCATTACAAGTCATGAGAAGGGTAGGGGTGCTGATGTCTGGGAAGCCTTCGGTGGGGTGCCATTTGCGCAGACACAGCACACGGTTCTGGAACTGCTTCACGGCGTCAGAGAAGTTGAGCCAATCCTCGCCTTCGCGTTTGATGGTTTCGCAGATGGCTTGCACCAGGAAACGCTCGTCGGGCTCGGGGAGAGGTTTGCTTTGGAGCACGATGGAGCCAATGCGCATGTCACGGGAAGCGGTAAGTTCACCTTCCTCGGGGTCCCAGGAGACCACGTCTTTCTGCTTCACCAGTGGGGCCAGGTCTTTGGGGTTGAGTGGCGAGGCCAGGAAAATGCGGCCCGGACCGTCACCACCGGCGTGCAGGTGGGCAATGGCCAGCCAGGGGTCATGGGCCAGGTCATCGCGGTGGCCGGCAGAGGCGTACTTGCCGTTGGCCAGCTGGAACTGGGCGTTGTTGCCGGGCCTGGCGTAGGCGATGCGCTCTGGATAGCAGTTGGCCAGCAGCACACCGGTCTCATACGGGTCTACCGTGCTGTTCTCGGGCTCAATGTTAAACAGGCGGCGGTAACTGGCGGCAATCTTGTCAATCTTGGAGAAGCGCTTTTGGTGCAGTCCTTCTTTGCGGGTGCGGCGCAGGGCCTCAATGCGCAGGTTCAGGTCAATGCCGGCTTCGCGGGGCAAGGGGTCACGTTCTTCCAGCAGGGCGGCAATGTCGGTGGCCAACGCCAGTTGGTCGCTTTCCTGGGCGGCCAGCAGCATGTGCGCCAGGCGCGGATGGGTGGGCAGGGCGTGCATCTTGCGGCCGTGCTCGGTGATGCGGCCGTTCTCCAGGGCGTTGAGCTGGTGCAGGGTTTCCTGGGCGTAGAGCAGGGCGGCTTTGGGCGGCGGTGTGAGCCAGGTGAGCGCCCTGATGTCTGAGATGCCCCAGGCGGCCATGTCCAGCACCAGCGGGGCCAGGTCGGCTTCCTGAATCTCAGGGGTGCGGTGCGGGGCCAGGCGTTCGTGCAGGGCCTCGGTCCAGAGGCGGTAACAGGTGCCCGGACCTAACCGTCCGGCCCGACCGGCGCGTTGGTCGGCGGCGTCTTTGGAGATGCGCACCGTCTCCAGCCTACTAAGGCCGGTGGCGGGGTCAAAACGCTGAGTTTTGGCAAAGCCCGTGTCAATGACCACGGTTACGCCTTCAATGGTGAGGCTGGTCTCGGCAATGGAGGTAGCCAGCACCACTTTGCGCTTGCCGTTGCGGTCTGGCATAATGGCGGCGTACTGCTTGCCGGGGGGCAACATGCCGTACAGCGGGTGGATGGCCACCTCGCGCAGGCCCCTCCTCAGCAGGGCTTCTACTTTTCTAATGTCCTGCTCACCGGGCAGAAACACCAGCACATCGCCTTGCTGTTCTTGCAGGGCTTTCCGGATAGCCCGGTCCGTCATTTCATGGAGCAGTTGGGCATCGGTCTCGCCGGCGTACTGCACGTTGATGGGGTATTGCCGGCCCTGGCTCTCTACGGCGGGGGCGTTGAGCAGGCGGGTGAGCTGGGGCATGTTGAGCGTGGCGCTCATGACCAGAATGCGCAGGTCTGGGCGCTGAGTAGACTGGGCTTCGCGTGCCAGGGCCATGGCCACGTCTGCGTGGATGCTCCGCTCATGGAACTCGTCAAAGATGACCAGCCCCACGCCGTTGAGCGCGTTGTCTGAGTGGAGCATGCGGGTGAGAATGCCCTCGGTGACTACCTCCAGGCGGGTCTTCTCTGAGGTGCGGTTCTCAAACCGGATGCGGTAGCCCACGGTCTGGCCCACCTCCTGGCCCAGCAGTTGCGCCAGCCGTTCGGCAATGGTGCGGGCCGCCAGCCTACGGGGTTCCAGCATGATGATTTTCTGCCCCTTCAGCCAGGCCTCGTCTAAGAGGGCCAGCGGCAACAGGGTACTCTTGCCCGCCCCCGGAGGCGCGTTCACAATCAGCGTGTTCTGGGCGGCAAGGTGTTCCCGCACGGAAGGGATAATCTCCCGAACGGGCAGGTCTATGGTAAATGGGTCGAAAGGCAAGTAGTAAACTTAGTTAAAAGGTAAGTACACAATAGTTGGCTGTACCTTTTGCAAAATTACTCATAATTGAGCAATTGGAATTTTTTAAATAAAGGTTTAATATTTGATTGAAGTGATTTTAAAATTTTTGATATATTTTCAAAATGTTCTTTTATGTAATTTCATTAAAATACTATAAATCTTTTAAATGGTTTTTGAAGTAGTATTTTCATTTTAAAATTATTCATGCATTATTTTAAAAATGAAGAAACTAAGAAAATGTCATGTTTAAAATCATGATGATAATTAGAGTCGTAATTTATTTCTCTAGAAACAGTATTTCTTTTTTTTAATTTGTATTCATGTATGCTTATTTTCCTTATTAGAGGATTTAAATTAGTTTTATGTATTCTGTTGGTTGT contains the following coding sequences:
- a CDS encoding glycosyltransferase translates to MKIFLFNKYLPTSGGGEKHAGGIAEVLSKKHDVTILYSGEANVTLISSKLNLDLSRVKFVSFSEERNIYSQVMEFIQSNRPDIFINATYFSTFVAPNAVNISLVFFPKFNLTRKPSTYDTLVHKVGEEFFNRYDSTVRFFEGFYNEEINGNKVGRWSTANSTLLITKPFNKLKIFFKPLEGRIVRDVVKSIKIHGNKLNFSFYKDIIEIESPVKHSCGIHLKFDTFKPSDSFKNNFDSRNLGLFIRLVYIDTHDVFTKWVIKAWNSKVLGKYLTRIYVKWTVIKEYNWNRGFLEANLNISNSDYTSSWIKRIYGEKGIKVEKLYPPVDVEHFFNSSEKKNVILAVGRFFVGGHNKKQQEIIKAFKNAYASHPDFRDYKLVICGGTHPEDHHQDYLKLCKLSAQGYPIEICTDIAFSDLKAKYATAKFFWHAAGMYENEDLAPDRFEHFGITTVEAMAAGCVPIVIGVAGQKEIVSHRQNGMLWRNEQELISHTVELIKNEDLREQLSVNAIAASKQYSKMNFNHRVEEIFKEYLK
- a CDS encoding ABC transporter permease; this encodes MLVFKSLSDWYSGTNKLERLWLLAKIEFKLRYYENKLGLFWALLKPVLDIAIYYVVFQVIMKQDVPAFASYLFIGLILYNFFLESTSGTVQILNTKKYLYEYSNMNKLEIYISTLMSNVIGFSFNFVMFLLFYNFLEPESTGASVYNFWIIPIFLNLFIMSLGISLILSNIYIIAKDITQIWQVFSTLLLFISPIFYKLSSFKKALPSFDYANPLAGIIINARRVMMQNIPPDFDLMFFDFGYGFLFLLIGLILLNKLGARAAEKL
- a CDS encoding ABC transporter ATP-binding protein — translated: MEKNTIIVESKVAVKARNISKTFQISEDSHNTVKHRLFNLFNPPRTKYIPALKSMSLEIMKGECIGLLGRNGSGKSTLVKILAGVYPSDSGYVKIDGSTMLMNLGVGMSHELTARENVYVSGSVLGLKIKDIDAIFNEIIEFAELEGFIDTKIKFFSSGMVARLAFSIAVKAGADVMFLDEIFAVGDVKFQEKAIKVFESSWIEGKTVILVSHSVDVIRQYCNRAAFMKQGELVFMGDTEKAIELYMDDNH
- the hrpB gene encoding ATP-dependent helicase HrpB, coding for MPFDPFTIDLPVREIIPSVREHLAAQNTLIVNAPPGAGKSTLLPLALLDEAWLKGQKIIMLEPRRLAARTIAERLAQLLGQEVGQTVGYRIRFENRTSEKTRLEVVTEGILTRMLHSDNALNGVGLVIFDEFHERSIHADVAMALAREAQSTQRPDLRILVMSATLNMPQLTRLLNAPAVESQGRQYPINVQYAGETDAQLLHEMTDRAIRKALQEQQGDVLVFLPGEQDIRKVEALLRRGLREVAIHPLYGMLPPGKQYAAIMPDRNGKRKVVLATSIAETSLTIEGVTVVIDTGFAKTQRFDPATGLSRLETVRISKDAADQRAGRAGRLGPGTCYRLWTEALHERLAPHRTPEIQEADLAPLVLDMAAWGISDIRALTWLTPPPKAALLYAQETLHQLNALENGRITEHGRKMHALPTHPRLAHMLLAAQESDQLALATDIAALLEERDPLPREAGIDLNLRIEALRRTRKEGLHQKRFSKIDKIAASYRRLFNIEPENSTVDPYETGVLLANCYPERIAYARPGNNAQFQLANGKYASAGHRDDLAHDPWLAIAHLHAGGDGPGRIFLASPLNPKDLAPLVKQKDVVSWDPEEGELTASRDMRIGSIVLQSKPLPEPDERFLVQAICETIKREGEDWLNFSDAVKQFQNRVLCLRKWHPTEGFPDISTPTLLMTCNEWLAYHLEDVQIGQDLLDIDLLPLLQNMLNKEQRDRLEELAPATMTLPDGHAVELYYPDNALAPIMEIRLQDVFAWEHNPTVDGGDVGVALHLLTPDLKPLKVVNSLHYFWQEEYRLMRGSLKARFPKVDWR